TGAGCAGTGATGTCTGGCAGATGTACTGACGTCAGCTGAGCACAGCGCGTACATCCTGCTGGACACAGCAGACGTGATGTAATGTGAGGTCTCACTACGGTAGAGAGACCACAACAATTCGTCACTGTCTTTTATCGATGAGCTGAAAAAACCCAAgggagggaagaaagagagaagagctgCACTGAAATTGACaaactgtagtgtgtgtgtgtgtgtgtgtgtgtgtgtgtgtgtgtgtgtgtgtgtgtctgtgtgtgtgtgtgttgtttagcTAAAATGTGTGTCAGACCAAGAGCGTCAGAGCTCATTAAATATCCATTCAGCTGCACTGTGGACGCCATGATCTCCATGGCAACTGGCTAAACAAAACTTCACAACATCCGACCTTCTCTCTCGTATCAGCTTTATTATGACTGTCGCCATGGCAACACAGCTGATGCTCGCTCACCAAGCTGAACAGATGTACGCACACAGAAACACGGCTGGGATGAAAAAGAACCAAGACATTTGCACATAAACAGTCGACCTCCATCATCGTTCTTGGCATAGAGCGTTTATTTTAGGAAAAAGCTAAGACGACAAAATGCAGCTGGACCAGCCCTTGACCAAAAACCTCCAATAACTATAAAACctttcaaactaaaataagaaCAAGATGTCTCTTCATCTTAAGAACAGTGAGGATCAGGCCAATGAGTTTGATAACCgcttaaaaaatgtcaaatccCATTCAGTTGATCCTCAATCAGTAATTTAAGCTTATTTCATGCAGAGACACTTTTCAACCTGGAACTgttgtaataaattaaattaatctcCAAGTCCTTTAGTTGGTGACTCAGGTAAAGTTCTTAAAATGGTTCCTGAGCCACTGGAAAAGTTACTGAGGTGCAAATAAGCTATCAACTGcattgtgtatttaaaaaaaaaaaacaccagtgtCCTGTCAACAATTCTCTAAATTATCAGCAAATAATAACGCAAAGAAGAAGATCTCAAAGTAAGGCTTTTAAACTGAAAGATTTATACAAGTTTATTTGATCAACGTCATCAGTCCAGCAACTTGTTGGCTCACTGATCACTCCAAGATGTTGCGTTAACTTTGACCTCACCTGTAGCTGCAGGGTGACCTTGCCGGCCTCGCAGTTGGtgtgtctgtgaggaagtcCGTTTTGCTCCTGCTGCTGCGGTGTGTCTTGGCTGTATGGCTGCTGGCCCGTTATCTGAAGCATGTCCTTCACCACCTTTACCTTAAGACGACTGCGCAGAGTGATGGCGGCGTTGCCTGAACACCCATGTAAAGATGTAAAAGTTACCACAAAAGTAAAGATGATCTAAGTTTGGTCTTTCAAAAGAGAAAGTTTTCAGGCTTCATATATTTAGTGTTTATATTCACATAGAATTGACTGCAACATTCAACATTAGACCAGTATTTGACATTAGGCTGCACTCTACCTTCAAACACTTTGGCTATTTCTGTCTTATATGACTCAAACTTGAAGGGCGTCAGGAAACCCAGAGACCCGAGGTGAAATGCCATAACTGGAGGGACGCTGCCCTACAGAGAGGAAAAACCACAGTCATCAAAGTAGGTCTGACTGGAGATTCATCCTTCTCAAGGACACCAGTCAGTGCCTGAATCAGTATCTGCCTCTAGTAcaatgctgttttaaaaattTACAAGAAAGTAtaatttttaaagtaaatataaaatacagtaacatcACATTAAAGTCCATACTAATCATATCATCATTAGTGAGTGTATAAATATGAAAGAAGCTTGGAAAAGAACATCTGACTTTCCGTTTATTAGTTGATCTGGTAAAAGCCGTTCATAGTTCAGTTGCACTTTATTTAAGAAACAAAATTCCAGTGTGGCTAcctggaaaagagaagaggcGTAGAGCAGAGTCCCGTCTCCACCTAAACAGATGATCAGGTCTATGCAGTCAGAGATATCATCGTAACCtgcaagcaaagaaaaacaccacTTTTTGAAACAtggttattgttttattaatcagGTTTTTGCTAATATATCAGCCTATGACATGCAGGACACACAGGTGTCTCACCCTCTCTGAAGGTGCAGAGCTGATTGCGGATGGATCCAAAGGCCTCGTCCTTTGACAGCGAAGCATCATCAGCGACTCTGCGTTCCACGTACACCATCATCTGCTTCTCCTGACACGCAAATGGATGGTTTAATTTAGTGAGCAGAGCACCAACATCTCTCCAAAGCACACTTTCCAGAATATAGTTCAGAATGTGGCAAACATGTAGGTTTACAACATCCATCACATGaagcacagttttgttttggAAACGTAACTAAAACTCATAACTCTGTGAGACAAGACTAATGTGAGACATGTCTGGAGTATTTCCTGGATTGTATCACAAATGTGTCTATGTTTCCTTTGACAATTTGTTCTGGGATATTTTTTCGGCAGGAATATGACAAGTGTGATTTATTAAAGACACAATCTGTTCCTGGTAATAAGAACAATAATGTTATCCAGACATTTGAGAaattatgacacaaaaaaatcatTGAATAACTGTAATTGTGGGAATTAAGTGTTTGTTAATGTGGAAGGAGAAATGCagtctgtttaaaatataaaataatgttaataatagaGATATTATTGTGTATTTCATGAAGAAAACTGACATTTCAGGCATTTCAGCTCTTTCTCAGAGATATCAGATATCAGATCACATTGACAACAAGAAGATACAAGTGATTTAACCACCAGGAAACCAAGACCAGGAAAATCTGTTATAAATTTACAATAACAGCTCCACATTCTGGGAATACTAAACACCACTACACCCATAAATCTGTTTTGGCTGACAACATGTTTATGGTCTTgcagacaaacatttattaacatgtaTGGTTAACAAGAGATAAGACTTatgtatattgtttttaatggtaAACCTCCCTCCTAAACCACAAATGAACATACTATAATGTTCATATTTTCAAAAATTAATATATCGGCTATACAGTAATGTATACAACAATGTATAAACATTGTGATTCTGTACCTCCACTAGAAACCTGCAGAGTTCTTTAAAAGGCTCAAACAGGCTCTCATCCCTGATTTTCCTGATGACAAGTACATTGACCGGAGGTTTATTCCAGGTGAGCCGCTGGCTGGCTGGATCCTGGATATGCCTGGAGTATAGACACAGAAACAAGTAGTAGAAGTAAACTAACACGTAAACATACATAGCTGTTCTGACTACCTGATGCCTGTATTAGTGGAATCCAAATTCCATCTATCAAATATTTTAATCTAAACAAACAGTTTGTCCCATTTACCTTTTGTCTCTCTCATCCTTTTCGTGGTGAATGACAGGCATTTTACAGATAATttcctctatgtgtgtgtgtgtgctttccaGTCCAAAGCAACCACGTGACAATGTGTATCTCTGAGCCATCCCCTCTCACATTATCCaatcacagtattttattttatcttatctcgCACAGTTACACAAGTTTTTCGGTGTCACTGTCCAACAGTTTGTACACACAAAGTTCGAATCGCTCAGTACCCTAATGCTTACATGACTGAAGTTGGGTTCGGAAGAATACAGGCTTTGGGACCAAAGTGAGTGGCTGGGTACGGTCCATGTAGAAAGTGGGCTCTCCTgtgagaataaacaaaaaaaggagtCAAGAGGTGTCACCTTATGTCCTGGACAGCAAAGCTGTGTCACTGGCATGTCTATGCAGCTGGCAACCTGCAGTGCAAACCTCTTAGGTGAGCTTTCTGCTGTGTCGGTCGCTGACCCAGAGGGCTCCAAGTGCTCGTGTTGGCCTGGCAACCTCCGCCACTCGATCTCCCAGAGCAGCTGTTCAGGACCATCCCCCCGCCGCTGCAGCCTCTTCCCCTCCCGCCGTCTCCTTGGTGACTTGGAGGAGTGCTCCCTGTGCTTGGAGGGCCTGGCTGACTCTGACAGCTGACCAGTGGAGTCTGAGGGTCGCACCATGCCTCTGTCTGGCACTGCCAGGGCCCCAGATGATGCACTTGTGTCTGAATTCTCCATTCTGCTGGAAAACAATTTCCAAACTACCTAGTAAGGCAATTTTACCAATTCATAGAAAGCAATCAATCTATAAGATGAACAATTTTAAAGTAGACTAAAGAGCCATTATTATATGTATAGTTTCTCCAAGAAGCAGGTAATCATACGCTTCCACTTTTTGCACACCCTGTGtacatttacagtggcaagaaaaagtatgtgaaccttttggaatttcatggttttctgcattatttgtcataaaatgtgatctttatctaagtcaaaagtattaacaaataaccatgaaaacctcactGTGAAAGgggaaaaattatgtgaacaaccctgagtgacagccaaagatttgaaggcatcattggaactggctaacatccgTGTTTTTGAGTGTACAGTAGATAATACATTGAACTAGCTGGGTGTCTATGGgaggacaccatgaaggaagctgcgGCTTACcaaaagagcacactgacactccacagcagtattgacaaaatgttaaCCAGTTATTAGTAATtaattcaaagggttcacatactttttccactatgtCTGAAAGCACTGACTATTAAATTTTGTGCTATcaagaaacataaaaaacaacacttttcgcttatcataaaaatacataatcaaTTAGATAAGCCATATGTCAGGCATTAAAGACTGTGTCTTTTAAAAGGTAaatattttgcaaaaaaaaaaaaaaagatcactaTAAGATCAGCTAGTAATTTCAGTCCTAAGGCAAAGTAACTGTGAATGATTCGCTTAAAGAGTGTTTTATAAAACACTGCAACTAATAAGGCTCCAACTAATGATTAGTTTCTTTATCAGTCTAATTAATCTGTTGATTATGTTCTCTTACAATAAAAGTTTGAAGTGTTCTTCACAATCTGTgtcatatttactttatttagaTTCTTAGGTAACTCACACTTATTAATCTATTATCATGggaatatttactttatttttagtatAAAATCACATTATCTAActaatagaaaatagaaatccATCTGGGACCAAACCTATAGGTCATAAAGCCAAGTTCTGCGACTTTCCATGAAGCAATATATTAGTTATTATATACAGCTGGTTAAAAAGCTACAAAACCAAGGTCAAATGAATTTATACCTGCCTGTAATGTTTACCTTGGCCCCGGCTAGAGTGAGATAACACTGTACTTGGTGATAAGAAGCTAACTCAAATGGCAGAAGAACAGCTCAATAACACTCACTAACATTTACATCTGGAAATTTTATCAGTCACAGCTGAAAACCAGTGGTTCTGTTGACAGCTAACGTTACCTAGCAATAAAGCTAACTCCTAGCCGGGCTGAATTCGCCGAGAAACAGAGCCCAACGAATCATTACTGTgtcacacacaggaaaacatgcTAACACAGATACTAGTGTATCAATGTTAGGTGTTTAGACGctatcaaacatttatttacaaacagACATTGTCTGCAAAGTGTAAAAGCTTCACTTACAAACACTAGTTAGGCGACAGGAGGAAGTGACGTTTCACCGGAAAGCCGTGAGTGGTCAGTTATAGACACAGCGCCACCAGCTCTAGTGGTCAGAGCCAGAATTACatcaacacaatgaaaacaggTGGTAGTGGAGGTGAAATGAATGTAGCTATGAATTTATAACTATTAACAAATGAAGATGATCTAGACATTCCTTGTATGTGCTGAGGATTATCATCTAGTGAGTACCTGGAATGCCTTTTTTATaggaaagaaaagtgaaaatctGAGTTGGTCTACAGTAGTCATtgtctatatatgtatatatgtatgtagtTGTATTGCAATGATATCCAAATGCATGGTGGTAGCTTTATCTAAAGATTTTGGTTTTTCTTAAAGGAGCaagcaacaaagaaaacaacagccaGTAAAAATCAGGTGTGTCCAGTTGACCGTTCAAGTCATAAATTCACAGACAACACTCATTACACATTATCAACTGAGTTTAGTAATGGTGTTATatacaaatatttctgtatACAGTTCAAAAAAGTAGAACGTAGCCATCGCTGACAGAAGGAGCAACAAGTAGTAGTAACAATGCTCATGTTCCTCAAATAAGTCTGTATTTGCATTATAATTGTATCAAATGAATAATCAAAAAGATTAAATAGCAAGTtaataagtaaagtaaattgACGCAATAGGACAAAAATgacaatatttattaatacataaatacatttttatataatttcataAATGTAATTCATTCAAAGACACACctaaacacagatttttaatgGGGTTGGTCAAAGCAGAGTATTTAAGTTGACTTTGTGATTAAGATTGCAGGGTTAAAACTGAAGCCTTTGGTAGTTCAAAACAATCAGTGCACCTGTAACATGATATTCTGTCTCAAGAGTATACCAGAGCACCTTTACATCAAAGAGCACAAACATGTGTCTCAGCCATTATTACTGCGTTGTGGTGGGCTTTAGGACATATTTTTGAGTaccaaaaagtaaaactaaccAGAACTATTTAGATAGTGGAGTAGTGAATCCTCCTTACTGAACTTCCTTATTCATAGCTGTTCTATGTGTTTACATTCACTGGTTTTCGTTGCTAAAACCACGCCTTCTAAACAATAGCTGTTTGACAGCAGTGCGGCGCTGGAGCAAGATCCAGCTTACCTGAGCAGCTCCAGGAGGAAtttcacacagacatacacGTTTAACGTCCGGTGACTGCACACACTCAGGTAATAAATATAAaggtaaatgtgtgtttgtacatgttgtCTTCATACGCCCTGCTGATCTCTTAGTGTTACGGTGATTGAGAAAATCTATCTACAGGTCGCTCTCTGCAGCACTGAGACATATTCTTAATTCATTTGCTTTGCTAATAATTGCATCATaagaaacaggaaatgcaataaaaataaaaacccatgTGGCTGCTGGATACAGGTATTAATAATTTTGTTCATTTCTATTAACTCTTTTTCTTCAATAAACTACAGAGAGACTACTATCAGAGAGTCatataaaatatcaaaagtaaaagtgttattaatataaaaaattgACCCATATTTCCCATTGTTATTGCTGTTGAAATATAGACGACATTTTATTGTTGTACCTGGTTGATATGGAGACTAACTTATCAATTTTTATACACTGTGAGGTAGTTTAAGTTGTTGAACTTACAGTTCTTTGTAATTTTTAATGATGATCATGTTTTGTATAAAACAataatctgcaaagtaacttgTAACTACAGCCGttgaaaaaaagaataaaaagtacaataattATCTATAAACTGTTGTAGCATTAAAGAGCATAAAATagacaaactgaaacacagaattATATGTACGTACAGTGATACAGAATATGGAAAATGGGTTCATTCTACTGttgtatttaacatttgtatgttttgtttaaatttgctttaatttaaatatttatacgCCCCAGAGAATGTTAGGAGACGTGAGCTTTCTATCCTCTACTGGAAATAAAATCAAGTGTAAAATATGgataaaactttactttaacaCACAAGTTTTCCCGTTCATCATATACACCTAGCTACGGTAAGCTGataaggaaaggtacaggaagtcattcctgcAAACCGCCAGcagccatcaccctgtacaaTGACTATATTTAGACAGTGGAGAGCTCTGCTTCAACCTATCCAAACCATTTAGTGacatataaattaattaatttattatatttttctgtctAGTTCTGTTCGATATGTATTTTATTCCTGCGTTATTCCTATTATCGcctgagtgtgtatgtatgtttctctgtgtaatggcAACTGCAACACTCAAATTTCCCTTCTGGGATTGATAAAGCATCTATCTGTCCAAACCTGTCTAAACCTGCAATCTGATACAACAGCCCTGCAACTTTAACTACTGTAGTTACTTATTTACAGTGCTGTGCACATAAACGTACTGCACAGCAAATAATCCAGAAAGACCATAACTTCTCACATAcaacattgtaaaaaaaacttctgACCTTCCGACCTGAGCTTGACAAATAAAAGTAGACAGCTTCTTAGAACAGTTTTTACAATCATGCTGAGGAAAGTGCTCACCGGAAATGAAGGACATTTTACTGAAAGTGTGATCGATGGGTGTGATGGGTGTGATTTTTAATATTAGCATAACAACATATTAACATAACATATACACAACatactgcatttttaaaactaaacttaaaaaatgattaaaatcgGATCATGGGAAAATTAGTTGTTGTGCTTGTGACACAGATTTACACCGATGGAGAAGTCagtattgtttgtttaatgtgcactataaataaataaaacaaataaataaatatatgtagcCAACTAACATGAACATACTGTTCATACAGTTTGTACATACATGGCTTGGTAACAGCATttgtgaaaaatatatattagttAGTGTACCTTGGATGTTACCACTTCTGGATTTCAAAGTTCAGTTTGGTGGACTCAGTTTATTTGTAATAGTACCAAAAACTAATGTCAATTTTTACTATTATGTGAAGATGACATGTTACAtgtgaaatacacagaaaacagaaggaaCACATTAAAGAGTAAGATTAGGactattttgcatgtttttttttttaattttcttaataAAGGCCAGCTAGTAGCGCTGAACAGGTAATCGTTTTCGAATCTATATTGCAATTTAATAGAACACTTTTCAACCAGTGATGCTGCAATCTAAAAGACTCCAATCTTACATTAAGAGCTGTTCCCATGGGCTTCACAGCAGCAAGAGGTCAGACCAAAGTTGTCTGGCAAAGGTGTGTCCCacaattaaaacagctgaagGGCTAGAAATTATCCTTTCATATTAATGGGAATCAATGTGCCATTGGGAAACCTTTTCTGTGGTTCAATAAAATTATATCCATATCAGTTCATGTATCAGATTCAGTCATTCATATAATTTCACAGGTGGACCTGGTCTACATGAAAGAGCAGTTTATATGATGATGGTATCCTATCTAATTATATAAGCCAGAAGAAATAGAATTTACGTAAGCTTaagcttaaaatgtttttatgtcattGTTCATGACTTGTTTCTGCTGCACCCATGGGGCcaaaaaatcattattattattattgcagttTTAACTATGTTGCTTATTTACTCATGAATATTATATTTACAGAGAAACActcatttcaaatgttatttcttcatatcttaaatttaaaaatatttttttccttgcagcagcacagacacccACAATGGTTTGGATTATCTGATGCACTCCACCAGAATACACAGCATGAACACCTCCATTCCCTCCATCCTGTTCAGTCTGGGAGGCAAATGCCTGCTGGATTGGGTCCTGGTGTTTTTACAGAAGAACCacatctgcagcagcttcattgGGGTTTTCAGCGTTTCCCTGGGTGTTGTCGATACCACACTGACTCTCATCGTCAGCACCATTCATCTCCACAGTAATGGACAGTTCTTCCTGTTTGGCTTGCAGCTGACCAGATACCACATATGTTTGCTGGTTCAAATCGTAGGACAAGTGTACAGTGCTCTACAGTTCCCTCTTGTTGTCATGACTGGTTTGGACCATTTCTGCACCATATCTCAGAGGTTACAACCTGTCTCCTCCAGACCGAAACAGACTGTGCGCCTATTTGTAACCATCCTCCTATGGTTCCTCACTGCCCTCTACATCTTCCTGCTGTCTGACTTCATTCCTGTCTTGGAGGATGTGTCTCACTACCAGATACATCAGTGCTGGATCTTTCACACCTTTCAGATCCTGCAGGTTGCCGTGCTGCTCTTCTTGACTCTGGGATATGCAACTTTGTATACTGGGTTCAGTGCACGATTAATAAAGAAATCTTCTCTGGATGACCAAATTACAGACCAAAGTAGAACTGGCTCAAGAAGAACTGTTATTTCCCAAACCCTGAGTATATTTCTGAACACTTGGgccatatttcttttttctctagCCATACTTCTCCTGCTACCTGTGGGAATACCATCATACCTGGGCTTAAATGTTGTCTGGCTCTGCTTTCTAAACAGCTTCCTCATTGGAGTTGTTTTATGTGTAGTCCATCCAACCTTGCACTTAGCACAGGGCTTGGCAGCAGTTCCTCCTGACAGCTTCTGTGACTGGAGGTTTAAATTTAGCCTGGCTGCAGAGGACAGAGCATGACTGGAAAAAGCAAATGTATGCAGGACACACAtcagaagaaattaaattagaTAATAAAACCTCAATTGTTTGTAGCATGAGAATTTTTTTCCACCTTGATAACAGCAAAGCTCAAGTGATAGGGCCTATACAAAGGTGCAAGTACAAATGTTTAGGAAACACAGTGCTCaccaaacaaataaagtaaaatgtttctgtgcttCATAGCAGAACAGAGTAGTGTGCAGTCCATCAAACAGACAGCTGCTGCTCAAACATTCACAGATtctgcaaagaaacaaagagtcTGAGTTCAGTACTGAGTCCAgctttactttcattttcagcCAAAATACCAATATTGTTTCTTCTGGAGAATGGTTGAATGACTAGGCATGGATGGATAaagcacataaaataaaaggCAACAGATATTTGTTATAACAGTTAAAAGATTATGGTACTGTTAGGTTATGATTAGATTATGGTCTGTAGTTTGTATCCTACAATAAATTGTCTTTCCATGAATTAGGTCAATCTCTTGTTAGATAGGGTTAAAGCTAAAATTCATCTTGTTTTTTGACATGCGGTGTATTTTCTTAATGTTTAGGCCTTCACTTTTGTATGTGCTTTGTCCCATGGAACCaggtatgtttattttttattactgaaaagTACTATAAACAAAATACAGGATATAATGCATCTACAAATATCAATCAACAAATATCTTTTACATTTTGGGGCTatgattgttttaatcaacatAGACGGATAGATTAATAAAACTTTAGCACATACCTTCCTccataaatcatttatttaaatttgtcCAATACTGTGACCAAAATCTCTGTCAGTTGTGCTTGGTGCTAATTAGCGTTAGCATTTTCACCTTTATGTGAAGATGActgttaaaactgaaataagGCTATTAAAGAGGAGTTTTATCATTTTAGTGATTAttgtaaaatatcaaaataaagaAGGGAAGTTTTGTTTGGGAAATCATTTTCAATCCAgatttgaattaatttgaaaGGTCTCACTCTACAGTGGTCTaattacagaaaacagattAGGACTAAGATTAGGACTATTTGCACTAGGAATTAATCtgttaaataattatattatttagaGGAGATTTCATCCAACTAAATTTGGGCAGTTTTTCAAATACAGAATTATCtaaattgttatttatgtattgttatacatttatttactgtatgttgtaacCTGGTTCGCAAGACACAAACTTGCCCCTTTTTACGTGTTGTACATTAATTATGATACTGAGCCACATCATAGGTAGACTCTCAGTGAGTATCTTGTGCAAACTTGTGTTTTAAGTAAATTAAGAAGTTATAAGGACAAAATTGATGTAATAAGAGATGAGAAACTCAAGACAGAGGTTTGACACTACAGAACTTTACTTGAATTTGATCCAAGTTCATTGTCTATACAGAGTATATTTACAAAATCTGAAATCAGAGAAgggcaaacaaaaaaacaaacactagaTACAACTGAGGTATTAGCTAAAAGCATTTACAGGTATGTCATTTACTAGTAAATATCAATGATGATAAACAGAGATGCAGTATTTTCTGCTTAAAAAACACCTTTCTATATCGCAACATGAGGTAGGAGAACAGTGTCTCGATTCATGCAAGAACAAAAGTCTCATCACACTGTAGTATTGGCAACGTAGTATGCAATGGTCATACACAGACACTGCGTTTCATATTTCAGAACAGCActgagaaggaaagaaaaaggaatcTTTTTAGCAAAGccatgaatatatatattttttcaactATAACAGGATgtgtatgaaataaaacatactaTTCTTAGTAACCACTGTTGTGTTTGATCACTCACCAATGCAGTCATACTTCCTACTTCTGCCTCACTGGCATAGAATAATTACTGGCTGACTGCAAAGCGAACCATCTGCAACAGTTCAAAGGTCACCTTGGATTTGTGTCCTACTTTGCTTCTTGTATGGGTATATAAATCCTATATTCAAACGTGTTCACATGTTAAAGCCAGGCGTCTTTACCCTTGTTTTAGTCAGATGGGCAAATTTCATACTTGTAAAAATTCTGTACAAAGCATATCCAAGTTCTTATAAcactgcaaaatgcaaaaaaggCCCAGCACACGGCGTTATAAGGGATTTTTCTCCCCTATCCTTTAGTCCTTTTTTCATTATGATGTACAATTACAGGGGCTAAAGAACACCCTCTTGTGtataaaatgcaaatta
The window above is part of the Anabas testudineus chromosome 17, fAnaTes1.2, whole genome shotgun sequence genome. Proteins encoded here:
- the gpr160 gene encoding probable G-protein coupled receptor 160, which translates into the protein MHSTRIHSMNTSIPSILFSLGGKCLLDWVLVFLQKNHICSSFIGVFSVSLGVVDTTLTLIVSTIHLHSNGQFFLFGLQLTRYHICLLVQIVGQVYSALQFPLVVMTGLDHFCTISQRLQPVSSRPKQTVRLFVTILLWFLTALYIFLLSDFIPVLEDVSHYQIHQCWIFHTFQILQVAVLLFLTLGYATLYTGFSARLIKKSSLDDQITDQSRTGSRRTVISQTLSIFLNTWAIFLFSLAILLLLPVGIPSYLGLNVVWLCFLNSFLIGVVLCVVHPTLHLAQGLAAVPPDSFCDWRFKFSLAAEDRA
- the nadkb gene encoding NAD kinase b; amino-acid sequence: MENSDTSASSGALAVPDRGMVRPSDSTGQLSESARPSKHREHSSKSPRRRREGKRLQRRGDGPEQLLWEIEWRRLPGQHEHLEPSGSATDTAESSPKRRAHFLHGPYPATHFGPKACILPNPTSVMHIQDPASQRLTWNKPPVNVLVIRKIRDESLFEPFKELCRFLVEEKQMMVYVERRVADDASLSKDEAFGSIRNQLCTFREGYDDISDCIDLIICLGGDGTLLYASSLFQGSVPPVMAFHLGSLGFLTPFKFESYKTEIAKVFEGNAAITLRSRLKVKVVKDMLQITGQQPYSQDTPQQQEQNGLPHRHTNCEAGKVTLQLQVLNEVVVDRGPSSYLSNVDLYLDGRLITSVQGDGVIVSTPTGSTAYAAAAGASMIHPNVPAIMVTPICPHSLSFRPIVVPAGVELMITLSPDARNTAWVSFDGRKRQEIQHGDCIKITTSCYPVPSICCHDLVYDWFESLAQCLHWNVRKRQARLADVSDSSDTEN